The following are encoded together in the Streptomyces tsukubensis genome:
- a CDS encoding penicillin acylase family protein codes for MPRHHPRTRARTATGTLIATAVFALTTGLLSPLPHASANTAGKSAAAVTDHCEGQCADILPPGANGSATLAEILAHRVFGTQPAHAEDQLGPYAALSSGYPSLTDGNLGDYFGDESFGVAEGQTGSVTKPRDDVTITRDKKNGIPHIEGSTRYGTEFGAGYAAGQDRLWLIDLFRHIGRGELTSFAGGALANQGLEQEFWPQAPYTEDDLQKQVDYIRAHNGARGAQAMEDAQAYIDGLNSYREKSKKGRYFPGEYVLTGKVDAITNIGEIQPFKVTDMIALASVVGGLFGNGGGGEVESAMSLLQSQQKYGVAKGTEVWESFRGREDPETVLTVHDGTSFPYAGKPANPKGAALPDAGSVDKEPLVFDRTGAAGAKNPAKDPVSAPKKLKPLQGMFDKGVLPSDLFSGDSAKKGMSNALLVSGEHTASGHPVAVFGPQTGYFAPQLLMQQELQGPGISARGVSFAGVGMYVQLGRGQDYAWSATSAGQDITDTYAVELCAPDGSTPTKQSTHYRYRGECVPMEKLERTNSWKPTLADSTAAGSYRMQVFRTKYGVVTHRATVGGKPVAYTALRSTYRHEADSIVGFQMLNDPSYVTDAKTFQQASEHISYAFNWFYADSRTVAYYNSGANPVRAADIDASLPVKGERAFEWKDFDPADNTSAQTPPEQHPQSVGQDYYVSWNNKQAKGYTAANFSLGAVHRADLLDGRVRKLVEKGGVTRASLTRAMADAAVTDLRGEQVLPELLKVIRESPVTDPALAAAVQKLDSWEEGGAKRNETSAGSKSYAHSDAVRIMDAWWPRLVEAAFKPGLGDGLYDALTAQLTVDESPSAAHGPTGAHAGSAFQYGWWGYVDKDLRKVLGEPVKGPLGDDYCGAGSVSACRDTLLKTLGEAAALPATEVYPGDDSCKAGDQWCSDAIIHRALGGVTHKPFQWQNRPTYQQVVEFPSHR; via the coding sequence ATGCCAAGGCACCACCCCCGCACCAGAGCGCGCACCGCCACGGGAACCCTCATCGCCACCGCTGTGTTCGCATTGACCACCGGACTGCTCTCACCACTGCCGCACGCCTCCGCGAATACCGCGGGGAAATCCGCGGCCGCCGTCACCGACCACTGCGAAGGGCAGTGCGCCGACATCCTGCCGCCGGGCGCCAACGGCAGCGCCACCCTCGCCGAGATCCTGGCCCACCGGGTATTCGGTACCCAGCCGGCACACGCGGAGGACCAGCTCGGTCCCTACGCCGCGCTCTCCTCCGGCTACCCCTCACTCACCGACGGGAACCTGGGTGATTACTTCGGGGACGAGTCCTTCGGCGTCGCCGAGGGGCAGACCGGCTCCGTCACCAAGCCCCGCGACGACGTGACGATCACCAGGGACAAGAAGAACGGCATCCCGCACATCGAGGGCTCCACCCGCTACGGCACGGAGTTCGGCGCCGGTTACGCCGCAGGGCAGGACCGGCTGTGGCTCATCGACCTCTTCCGGCACATCGGTCGCGGCGAGCTGACCTCCTTCGCGGGCGGGGCCCTCGCCAACCAGGGTCTGGAACAGGAGTTCTGGCCTCAGGCCCCCTACACCGAGGACGACCTCCAGAAACAGGTCGACTACATCCGCGCGCACAACGGCGCGCGCGGCGCGCAAGCCATGGAAGACGCCCAGGCGTACATCGACGGGCTCAACTCCTACCGGGAGAAGTCCAAGAAGGGCCGCTACTTCCCCGGCGAGTACGTGCTGACCGGGAAGGTCGACGCGATCACCAACATCGGTGAGATCCAGCCGTTCAAGGTGACCGACATGATCGCCCTCGCCTCCGTCGTCGGAGGGCTCTTCGGCAACGGGGGCGGCGGCGAGGTCGAGTCCGCGATGTCCCTGCTCCAGTCGCAGCAGAAGTACGGCGTGGCGAAGGGCACCGAGGTGTGGGAGTCCTTCCGCGGCCGTGAGGATCCCGAGACCGTCCTCACCGTCCACGACGGCACCTCCTTCCCGTACGCGGGAAAGCCGGCGAACCCCAAGGGCGCCGCCCTGCCCGACGCCGGCTCCGTGGACAAGGAGCCCCTCGTCTTCGACAGGACGGGAGCGGCGGGCGCGAAGAACCCCGCCAAGGACCCGGTCTCCGCGCCGAAGAAGCTGAAGCCGCTCCAGGGCATGTTCGACAAGGGCGTCCTGCCCTCCGACCTCTTCAGCGGGGACAGCGCCAAGAAGGGCATGTCCAACGCCCTGCTCGTCTCCGGTGAACACACCGCGAGCGGCCACCCCGTCGCCGTCTTCGGCCCCCAGACCGGCTACTTCGCACCCCAGTTGCTGATGCAGCAGGAGCTCCAGGGGCCCGGGATCAGCGCGCGTGGCGTCTCCTTCGCGGGCGTCGGCATGTACGTGCAGCTCGGCAGGGGCCAGGACTACGCCTGGAGCGCCACCTCCGCCGGTCAGGACATCACCGACACGTACGCCGTCGAACTCTGCGCTCCCGACGGTTCCACGCCGACCAAGCAGTCCACGCACTACCGCTACCGGGGCGAGTGCGTGCCCATGGAGAAGCTGGAACGCACCAACTCCTGGAAGCCCACCCTGGCGGACTCCACCGCCGCGGGCTCCTACCGGATGCAGGTCTTCCGGACGAAGTACGGCGTCGTGACGCACCGCGCGACGGTCGGCGGCAAGCCCGTCGCGTACACCGCGCTGCGCTCCACCTACCGCCACGAGGCCGACTCCATCGTCGGCTTCCAGATGCTCAACGACCCGTCGTACGTCACGGACGCGAAGACCTTCCAGCAGGCCTCCGAGCACATCTCGTACGCCTTCAACTGGTTCTACGCCGACTCACGTACCGTCGCCTACTACAACAGCGGCGCCAATCCGGTACGGGCCGCCGACATCGACGCCTCCCTGCCGGTCAAGGGCGAGCGCGCCTTCGAATGGAAGGACTTCGACCCGGCGGACAACACCTCGGCGCAGACCCCGCCCGAGCAGCATCCGCAATCCGTCGGGCAGGACTACTACGTCTCCTGGAACAACAAACAGGCGAAGGGGTACACCGCGGCCAACTTCAGCCTCGGCGCGGTGCACCGGGCCGATCTGCTCGACGGGCGGGTGAGGAAACTCGTCGAGAAGGGCGGGGTGACCCGTGCCTCCCTGACCCGGGCCATGGCCGACGCGGCCGTCACCGACCTGCGGGGCGAACAGGTCCTGCCCGAGCTGCTGAAGGTGATCCGCGAGAGCCCCGTCACCGATCCCGCCCTCGCCGCCGCCGTACAGAAGCTGGACTCCTGGGAGGAGGGCGGGGCCAAGCGCAACGAGACATCGGCCGGTTCGAAGTCCTACGCGCACTCCGACGCCGTACGGATCATGGACGCCTGGTGGCCCCGGCTGGTCGAGGCCGCGTTCAAGCCGGGGCTCGGGGACGGGCTCTACGACGCCCTCACCGCGCAGCTCACCGTCGACGAGTCACCCTCCGCCGCCCACGGGCCGACCGGTGCGCACGCCGGCTCCGCCTTCCAGTACGGCTGGTGGGGATATGTCGACAAGGATCTGCGCAAGGTGCTCGGTGAACCGGTGAAGGGGCCCCTGGGTGACGACTACTGCGGCGCGGGCTCCGTCTCCGCGTGCAGGGACACGCTGCTGAAGACCCTCGGGGAGGCCGCCGCGCTGCCCGCGACCGAGGTCTATCCGGGGGACGACTCCTGCAAGGCCGGCGACCAGTGGTGCTCGGACGCCATCATCCACCGGGCCCTCGGCGGCGTCACGCACAAGCCGTTCCAGTGGCAGAACCGGCCCACCTACCAGCAGGTCGTGGAGTTCCCTTCACACCGTTGA
- a CDS encoding VOC family protein: MTAAPPQRPRMTFAATVLDAPDARELAGFYRALLGWETVDDEPGWARLKPPGGGAGLSFQTEPHYSPPVWPSEAGAQQMMLHLDFGVTELEAATAHAVACGATVAAKQPQDGVRVLFDPAGHPFCLFLPGH; encoded by the coding sequence ATGACCGCCGCACCGCCGCAGCGACCGCGAATGACCTTCGCCGCGACCGTGCTCGACGCCCCTGACGCGCGGGAACTGGCCGGTTTCTACCGAGCGCTCCTCGGCTGGGAGACCGTCGACGACGAGCCGGGCTGGGCGCGGCTCAAGCCTCCGGGTGGCGGCGCGGGCCTCTCCTTCCAGACCGAGCCCCACTACTCGCCCCCGGTCTGGCCCTCCGAGGCCGGCGCGCAGCAGATGATGCTCCATCTCGACTTCGGGGTCACCGAGTTGGAAGCGGCCACCGCCCACGCCGTCGCCTGCGGGGCGACCGTGGCCGCCAAGCAGCCGCAGGACGGTGTACGCGTCCTCTTCGACCCGGCGGGCCACCCTTTCTGCCTCTTCCTGCCGGGGCACTGA
- a CDS encoding MaoC family dehydratase: MAEPRIFKTVEELRAAGGEQLGYTDWIEIDQKRIDQFAEATGDHQWIHVDPQKAATGPFGTTIAHGYLTLSLLPLFGPQLLGVEGVRMGVNYGTNKVRFPSPVPSGSRLRATGRIVEVTDVRDGVQVTVAFTVEREGGEKPVCVAESVSRYYL; encoded by the coding sequence ATGGCAGAGCCGAGGATCTTCAAGACGGTCGAGGAACTGCGGGCCGCCGGTGGCGAGCAGCTCGGTTACACCGACTGGATAGAGATCGACCAGAAACGGATCGACCAGTTCGCCGAGGCGACCGGCGACCACCAGTGGATCCACGTCGATCCACAGAAGGCGGCGACAGGCCCCTTCGGCACGACCATCGCACACGGCTACCTCACGCTGTCGCTGCTCCCGCTCTTCGGGCCGCAGCTCCTGGGCGTGGAGGGCGTACGGATGGGTGTGAACTACGGCACCAACAAGGTGCGTTTCCCCTCCCCCGTGCCGTCCGGCTCCCGGCTGCGCGCCACCGGCAGGATCGTCGAAGTGACGGATGTGCGGGACGGGGTGCAGGTGACGGTGGCCTTCACGGTCGAGCGCGAGGGCGGCGAGAAGCCGGTGTGCGTGGCGGAGTCGGTCTCCCGCTACTACCTCTGA
- a CDS encoding YiaA/YiaB family inner membrane protein, producing MSETPVAHHNTAAFYGQAVASFAIALTATAVGILKLHADAWVRSFLGIAVLFLVTSSFTLAKVIRDRQEAGQLVSRVDQARLDKILAEHDPFEKL from the coding sequence ATGAGTGAGACACCGGTCGCCCACCACAACACCGCCGCCTTCTACGGCCAGGCCGTGGCTTCCTTCGCCATCGCCCTCACGGCCACCGCCGTCGGCATACTCAAGCTGCACGCCGACGCCTGGGTCAGGTCCTTCCTGGGGATCGCCGTCCTCTTCCTGGTGACGTCGTCGTTCACCCTCGCCAAGGTGATCAGGGACCGCCAGGAGGCGGGGCAACTGGTCAGCAGGGTCGATCAGGCGCGCCTCGACAAGATCCTCGCGGAGCACGACCCCTTCGAGAAGCTGTGA
- the soxR gene encoding redox-sensitive transcriptional activator SoxR has protein sequence MPQIPEKIHELTVGQLSARSGAAVSALHFYEAKGLISSRRTSGNQRRFGRDALRRVAFIRAAQRVGIPLATIREALERLPEERTPNREDWARLSEAWRSELDDRIKQLGRLRDHLTDCIACGCLSLETCVLSNPDDASGEAGSGSRLLVTSGDRRERGEAG, from the coding sequence GTGCCGCAGATTCCAGAGAAAATTCACGAACTCACCGTCGGGCAGCTGTCGGCGCGCAGTGGCGCCGCGGTCTCCGCGCTGCACTTCTACGAGGCCAAGGGGCTGATCAGCAGCCGCAGGACCTCGGGCAACCAGCGCCGCTTCGGCCGTGACGCGCTGCGCAGGGTCGCCTTCATCCGTGCGGCCCAGCGGGTCGGCATCCCGCTTGCCACGATCCGTGAGGCCTTGGAGCGACTGCCCGAGGAGCGCACCCCGAACCGGGAGGACTGGGCGCGGCTCTCCGAGGCGTGGCGCTCCGAACTCGACGACCGCATCAAACAACTCGGCCGGCTGCGCGACCACCTCACCGACTGCATCGCCTGCGGCTGCCTGTCGTTGGAGACCTGCGTGCTCTCCAACCCCGACGACGCCTCCGGTGAGGCGGGCAGCGGTTCCCGGCTGCTGGTGACCTCGGGCGACCGGCGGGAGCGCGGCGAGGCGGGCTGA
- a CDS encoding TetR/AcrR family transcriptional regulator: MARPRKPLLSRDRIVTAAAALVDSEGLAAVSTRRLAAELGVSGPSLYNHFRTMDEILEAVADAVSAQVDLSMFEGGGDWRTALGDWAVSYRAALTRHPNIVPVLARGPGRRPAGLRLADAVFGAMTAAGWPPAQATSIGAVMRYYVLGSALGSFAGGFVDDASAYDPADYPHLGQAHLLAEHQDRVDERAFDTGLRALLDGLQLQYELVAVHG, translated from the coding sequence ATGGCCCGACCGCGCAAGCCCCTCCTCAGCAGAGACCGCATCGTCACCGCGGCGGCGGCGCTGGTGGACTCGGAAGGACTCGCCGCGGTCTCCACCCGACGGCTCGCCGCCGAGCTGGGGGTGAGCGGCCCTTCGCTCTACAACCACTTCAGAACGATGGACGAGATTTTGGAGGCGGTCGCCGACGCGGTCAGCGCCCAGGTCGACCTGTCGATGTTCGAGGGCGGCGGGGACTGGCGCACGGCCCTCGGTGACTGGGCCGTCTCCTATCGCGCGGCCCTCACCCGGCACCCGAACATCGTCCCTGTGCTGGCCAGGGGCCCCGGCCGCAGACCAGCGGGGCTACGGCTGGCAGACGCGGTGTTCGGCGCGATGACCGCGGCCGGCTGGCCCCCCGCGCAGGCCACCTCCATCGGCGCCGTGATGAGGTACTACGTCCTCGGCTCCGCGCTCGGTTCCTTCGCGGGCGGCTTCGTGGACGACGCGAGCGCGTACGACCCGGCCGACTACCCGCACCTGGGCCAGGCGCACCTGCTGGCGGAACACCAGGACAGGGTGGACGAACGCGCCTTCGACACCGGATTGCGGGCGCTGCTCGACGGGTTGCAGCTCCAGTACGAACTGGTGGCGGTGCACGGCTGA
- a CDS encoding acyl-CoA dehydrogenase family protein, giving the protein MNLELTEEQTAVRRLAREFVEREIAPNVTEWDRAENVDRAVVAKLGEVGFLGLTIDEGYGGSGGDHLAYCLVTEELGRGDSSVRGIVSVSLGLVAKTIAAWGDEEQKRRWLPGLTSGALLGCFALTEPGTGSDAGNLSTRAERDGGDWLLSGTKMFITNGTWADVALVFARTGGEPGHRGVSAFLVPTDTPGLTRRTLHGKLGLRGQATAELVFEDVRVPASAMLAPEGKGFSVAMSALAKGRMSVAAGCVGIGQAALDAAVGYATEREQFGKPIARHQLVQELISDIAVDVDAARLLTWRVADLIDRGEPFTTESSKAKLFASEAAVRSANNALQVFGGYGYIDEYPVGKLLRDARVMTLYEGTSQIQKLVIGRALTGVSAF; this is encoded by the coding sequence GTGAATCTTGAGCTGACCGAGGAGCAGACCGCTGTCCGCCGCCTGGCCAGGGAGTTCGTGGAGCGGGAGATCGCCCCGAACGTCACTGAATGGGACCGGGCGGAGAACGTGGACCGGGCCGTGGTCGCCAAACTGGGTGAGGTCGGGTTCCTCGGGCTGACCATCGACGAGGGGTATGGCGGCTCGGGCGGCGACCACTTGGCGTACTGCCTGGTCACCGAGGAGCTGGGGCGCGGTGACTCCTCGGTGCGCGGGATCGTCTCCGTCTCCCTCGGTCTCGTCGCCAAGACCATAGCCGCCTGGGGCGACGAGGAGCAGAAACGCCGCTGGCTGCCCGGTCTGACCTCCGGCGCCCTGCTCGGCTGTTTCGCGCTGACCGAGCCCGGCACGGGCTCCGACGCGGGCAATCTCTCCACCCGCGCCGAGCGGGACGGCGGCGACTGGCTGCTGAGCGGCACGAAGATGTTCATCACCAACGGCACCTGGGCCGATGTGGCGCTGGTCTTCGCCCGTACAGGAGGTGAACCAGGTCACCGAGGCGTCTCCGCCTTCCTGGTGCCCACCGACACCCCGGGGCTCACCCGCCGCACCCTGCACGGCAAGCTCGGCCTGCGCGGACAGGCCACCGCCGAGCTGGTCTTCGAGGACGTGCGGGTACCGGCCTCCGCCATGCTGGCGCCCGAGGGCAAGGGCTTCTCCGTCGCCATGTCCGCCCTGGCCAAGGGCCGCATGTCGGTCGCCGCCGGCTGCGTCGGCATCGGCCAGGCCGCGCTCGACGCGGCCGTGGGGTACGCCACCGAGCGCGAGCAGTTCGGAAAGCCGATCGCCCGCCATCAGCTCGTCCAGGAGCTGATCAGTGACATCGCCGTCGACGTGGACGCGGCGCGGCTGCTGACCTGGCGGGTGGCCGATCTCATCGACAGGGGCGAGCCCTTCACCACGGAGTCCTCCAAGGCCAAGCTGTTCGCCTCGGAGGCGGCCGTGCGCTCGGCCAACAACGCGCTCCAGGTCTTCGGCGGGTACGGCTACATCGACGAGTACCCCGTGGGCAAGCTGCTGCGGGACGCCCGGGTGATGACCCTCTACGAAGGCACCAGCCAGATTCAGAAGCTCGTCATCGGCCGGGCACTGACCGGGGTCTCCGCCTTCTGA
- a CDS encoding TetR/AcrR family transcriptional regulator: MGAAEQGGEGGEGEPWGEVSPDAARRLLVAAVDAFAERGYHATTTRDIASRAGMSPAALYIHYRTKEELLHRISGVGHEKALSVLSAAADGEGTAGTRLAEAVRSFVRWHAAHHTTARVVQYELDALGPEHRAEIMALRRRTDAVVRGVIEEGVRSGEFDVADAAGTTLAVLSLCIDVARWFNVAGRRTPDEVGELYAGLVLRMVGATAAP; this comes from the coding sequence ATGGGCGCGGCGGAGCAGGGCGGCGAAGGCGGCGAGGGCGAGCCGTGGGGCGAGGTCTCCCCTGACGCGGCACGGCGGCTGCTCGTGGCGGCAGTCGACGCCTTCGCCGAGCGCGGCTATCACGCGACCACCACCCGTGACATCGCGAGCCGGGCGGGGATGAGTCCCGCCGCCCTCTACATCCACTACAGGACCAAGGAAGAACTGCTGCACCGCATCAGCGGCGTGGGCCACGAGAAGGCCCTCTCCGTGCTGAGCGCGGCAGCGGACGGCGAGGGTACGGCCGGCACCCGGCTGGCCGAGGCGGTGCGCTCCTTCGTGCGGTGGCACGCGGCCCATCACACCACCGCCCGCGTCGTGCAGTACGAACTCGACGCCCTCGGCCCCGAGCATCGCGCGGAGATCATGGCGTTGCGCCGCAGGACCGACGCGGTCGTCCGCGGAGTCATCGAGGAGGGCGTACGGAGCGGGGAGTTCGACGTCGCCGACGCGGCGGGCACCACGCTGGCGGTGCTCTCCCTCTGCATCGACGTGGCACGCTGGTTCAACGTGGCGGGCCGCCGCACCCCCGACGAGGTCGGCGAGTTGTACGCCGGTCTCGTCCTGCGGATGGTGGGGGCGACGGCGGCCCCGTAG
- a CDS encoding alpha/beta hydrolase family esterase, whose translation MLSSPSTPRPRNTRRPVRAARTARTRRGALALTATLAAVLTGCGTSTDHPAAPTTSARADGGASGAAPSAGGTSAPADTREHLRVDGVTRSYLLHRPASAGAGPKPLVIAFHGRDDTPAEMRERSGLDKAAKARGMLIAYPEGLRHAWGAGTERTPQRQDPDTDVRYTEKLVDTLVRERGADPERVYAVGFSNGGSMALRVAAQRPGLLAGAVSVSGQLPTGAALVKPTGPVPVMIVYGAEDPVRPLAGLAKPGKAPAGEEPITPTMSSRASARAFAVVNKAGGRAEAPVDRPASGYDRQVWSPGPSGAGVQLLVAKGAGHTWPGSHVTPPKGFGSTSTSLHATDTLLRFLAEQRRPTAAAGDRDE comes from the coding sequence ATGCTCTCGTCTCCCTCCACACCACGGCCCAGGAACACCCGACGACCGGTCCGGGCGGCCCGCACGGCCCGTACCCGGCGCGGCGCGCTGGCCCTGACGGCGACCCTGGCCGCCGTGCTCACCGGATGCGGCACCTCGACCGATCACCCGGCCGCCCCCACCACCTCCGCGCGCGCCGACGGTGGCGCGTCCGGCGCCGCTCCGTCGGCCGGTGGTACCTCGGCCCCCGCCGACACGCGCGAACACCTCCGGGTGGACGGGGTCACCAGGAGCTACCTCCTGCACCGGCCCGCCTCGGCCGGAGCGGGACCCAAGCCGCTCGTCATCGCCTTCCACGGCAGGGACGACACCCCCGCCGAGATGCGTGAGCGCAGCGGCCTCGACAAGGCCGCCAAGGCGCGCGGCATGCTCATCGCCTACCCAGAGGGGCTGCGGCACGCCTGGGGCGCGGGCACGGAACGTACCCCGCAGCGCCAGGACCCCGACACCGATGTGCGGTACACAGAGAAGCTCGTCGACACACTGGTGCGCGAGCGCGGGGCGGACCCGGAACGGGTCTACGCCGTCGGGTTCTCCAACGGCGGCTCGATGGCCCTGCGCGTGGCCGCCCAGCGACCGGGACTGCTCGCGGGCGCCGTCTCCGTATCCGGTCAACTCCCCACCGGCGCGGCCCTCGTCAAGCCGACGGGGCCTGTCCCCGTCATGATCGTCTACGGCGCAGAGGACCCGGTACGGCCGCTCGCGGGGCTCGCGAAGCCAGGCAAGGCCCCCGCGGGTGAGGAACCCATCACCCCCACCATGTCCTCGCGCGCCAGCGCGCGGGCCTTCGCCGTGGTGAACAAGGCGGGAGGACGGGCCGAGGCCCCCGTCGACCGCCCCGCGTCCGGCTACGACCGTCAGGTGTGGAGCCCGGGCCCCTCGGGGGCGGGTGTACAGCTCCTGGTGGCCAAGGGGGCGGGACACACGTGGCCGGGGTCCCATGTGACCCCGCCCAAGGGGTTCGGCTCCACCAGCACATCCCTGCACGCGACCGACACCCTGCTCCGCTTCCTCGCCGAGCAGCGGCGGCCGACGGCAGCGGCGGGGGACCGGGACGAGTAG